The Pseudonocardia sp. HH130630-07 DNA window CGCCTGCGGGTCCTGCATCGTGTCGACGAAGGCGACCATCTCCGGCGTGATCACCCGCATCGCCTCGGTGCGGCCCCGGCGGAACTGGCGGGTGGCGATCGACTCGTACGTCGCGCCGGTGACGCCCTTCGCCCTGCGGTGCGCGACCTGGTAGCAGGCCTGCACGAACGCGTCCGGGGAGCACCCGAGCGCCTTCGCGTCGGAGGCGCCGAAGTCGTCGAACCCGACCAGCGCGGTGGCCGTCGCACCGAGGAACGCGGCGAACTCGTCGTGCGCCCGGTGGACGGTGGCGCGCAGGTCGTCGTCGAGCACCCAGGCCAGCTCGGCGTGCCCGGGGGTGCCCTGCGCCCGTGCGTTCGCCCGCCCGGCGTGCACGGTGACCGGCTCGGCGAACATGGCGTCCACCAGGGTCAGCACGGTCGTGCCGTCCAGCTCGCAGTGCTCGATGTTGACCCCGGCGGTGCCGTCGGGGAGCACGACGATCGACAGCGCCTTGTCGAACCAGCGGTTGCCGGAGTCACCGGCCAGCAGGGTGCGGGCCGCCCGGGTCTCGGCGTCGGTGACGTCCGGGCCGCCGGGCCCGGCCGGCGGCTCGTCGTCCAGGCAGATCGCGAACAACGCCCGTTCGACGACGTCGACGCCCGCGGCGTTGGCCGGGTCGAGCCCGGTCAGCCGGTCCCGGGTAGCGGCCCACCCGGCGCGGGCCATCGTGGTGAGCGAGCCGACCGACTCCGTGAGCGGGGTCCGGTCGCGGTGCGCGTCGCGGATCTCCCGCAGCGCCTGCGCGATCTCGTCGACGGTGTGCAGCGCGCCGTCGGGGCCGACGACGTCGAGCCGGTGGATCCGGCCGCGGGACAGCACGACGACGTGCCGCTCGGCGGACGGGCCCGGCCAGGCGTCGCTGTACGGGGTCCGGACGGTGTCCTGCTCCGCGCCCGGGATCCGGGTGGTCGAGAAGACGTGCCTGCTCTGGTCCATCGACTGCGCCCCGCCGCGGGTGGACAGCGGCGGGAACGTGCCGGCGTCCAGGTCGGCCTTGTGCCCGAGCGCGGCCGTCGCCAGCTCGGCGGCGCGCAGGCACTGGTCCGGTGTCCCCGGGCCGAACTGGAAGAAGAAGTTGGCGTTGAGCGCGATCCGGTCCCGGCGGCCGAGGTAGCGCGACGGCCAGAACTCGTCCAGCCAGCTGTGCGCGGAGGCGTCGAAGCGCTCCAGGTCGGCCTGCAGTATCTCGGCGGTCCCGCCGGGGACGAGCAGCTCGCGGGCCGCGTCCTCGGTGCGGGCGTACTCGTCCGGGGTCAGCAGCGGTGCGCACCACTCGAGGAAGCGGTCCACCGAGGCGGCGAGCGTGGGCAGCGGCACCTTCGGCAGGTCGTCGTCGGCGGCGAAGGTCGAGGGCTGGGTCACGCCGGTCAGTCCATCAGTCCGTCGACGCGGACGTCACGCGGGCTCCGGTGCACCTGCGCCGTCCGGCCGAACAGCTGCCGGGTCCGGACGGCGCTGCCGACGACGCCGGGCCGCGCGCTGTAGGAGAAGATCGCCGTGTGCCGGGCGGTGGCCCCGCGCACCTCGGTGACCCGGTGCAGCGAGTACCGGCCCCGGAACAGCTGCAGGTCACCGGCACACAGGTCGAGCCGCCGGATCCGGGCGCCGCCGTCGCCGGCCAGCACCGCGGCGACGTCGCCGGTGTTCTCGGCGTCGGCCGAGCGGATGTCCGGGCAGTACTCGAACGTCCCGCCCGCCTCCGGCGCCCGCGTCAGCAGGCTGATGGCGATCTCGTTGGTGTCGAAGTGCCACGGGTGCGACCGGCCGTCGGCGACGACGTTGAGGCAGAGTCCGGCGAACGGGTCGCCCAGCTCGTGCAGCTCCGGGACGCCGACGCAGGCCGCGAGGAAGGCCCGGAAGCCGGGATCCGGGTAGAGCCGGTGGACGAGCTGGTCGTGCGGGATCCGGTCGCGGGCGACGAAGGCGTTGCCCCGCTCCAGCGGCACCCGGGCCGGGTGGTCGGCCGGCAGGTC harbors:
- a CDS encoding choline/carnitine O-acyltransferase, translating into MTQPSTFAADDDLPKVPLPTLAASVDRFLEWCAPLLTPDEYARTEDAARELLVPGGTAEILQADLERFDASAHSWLDEFWPSRYLGRRDRIALNANFFFQFGPGTPDQCLRAAELATAALGHKADLDAGTFPPLSTRGGAQSMDQSRHVFSTTRIPGAEQDTVRTPYSDAWPGPSAERHVVVLSRGRIHRLDVVGPDGALHTVDEIAQALREIRDAHRDRTPLTESVGSLTTMARAGWAATRDRLTGLDPANAAGVDVVERALFAICLDDEPPAGPGGPDVTDAETRAARTLLAGDSGNRWFDKALSIVVLPDGTAGVNIEHCELDGTTVLTLVDAMFAEPVTVHAGRANARAQGTPGHAELAWVLDDDLRATVHRAHDEFAAFLGATATALVGFDDFGASDAKALGCSPDAFVQACYQVAHRRAKGVTGATYESIATRQFRRGRTEAMRVITPEMVAFVDTMQDPQASDDDRVATFRAAADAHVARARQCQQGDAPEQHLWELEWVQRRRGAGLGATEPLAVFDSPGWTIMRDDRLSTSSAPSVNIRWFGFGSTGSRCIGVAYVLLPDRLAVHLSTPAEAAEGMHAFARELRAAVTELRGLLS
- a CDS encoding HalD/BesD family halogenase; amino-acid sequence: MPPSAPVVPQSLEPVDLDRYPVHEPGSRGWDAAVRSARERLAAGGCAVLPGFVRASWLDRLRREGESVAPLAHHETEVVNVYNTDPDPDLPADHPARVPLERGNAFVARDRIPHDQLVHRLYPDPGFRAFLAACVGVPELHELGDPFAGLCLNVVADGRSHPWHFDTNEIAISLLTRAPEAGGTFEYCPDIRSADAENTGDVAAVLAGDGGARIRRLDLCAGDLQLFRGRYSLHRVTEVRGATARHTAIFSYSARPGVVGSAVRTRQLFGRTAQVHRSPRDVRVDGLMD